In Pirellula sp. SH-Sr6A, the DNA window TAATCCTCTTTCGAGTCGCAGGGATTGGCGAGCTTCGATTTGCTCTCAACACGATCGGCATGGAGCAGGGCTCGAGCGATCTGCGTCGTGAGCCTGTCGTGCAACTTGTCGATCAAATCCCCCACGTGGTAACTCACGTTTCCAGCATGGAGCCCCTCTCGGCGGCGAAAGCCCGGGTAAAGAATGTCTTTGAGGTCCTCGAGGATCTCCAAGATGACTTCGTACTTGGGGAGAGGACAATGTCCCAAATGGTTGATTCGGTCGTGGGGCGTGTAGGTCCGGACAATCGCATCGGTCAGACGCGGCAATTGTTCTTTCAATCGAAAATCGGACGCCATGATGGGAATCGCTAAGGTTGGGAAACGAGAGCGTGGCGGAGGAGGACTCGATCGCCGTGCTCTGTTCATGTTCGGCACCGCGAAACAAGCGAAGTCAGTGTTTCCGTCAGAAGCCGAAGCGGCTGCCCATATTACCTAGCCATCCCATTTTAAGCAAACAGACTCTACCGGTAGGGGACGAGCCTCGAGGGGATGCGAATCGCAAGATGAATGAGTTTGAACAACGAAAAAGAGGCGTTTCGAAGCAGCTGTCCGAGGATGCGAGAGGGCTGAGAACGCGCTTTTTGAATATCCTCGACGCCGTGAGGCCAGTCTTTGACCCGATTGATCAGATCCTCCCGCCAGTGCCTGTCATGCGGGAACAAACTGATCCGTTTGAGCCATTCGGGCGGAATGCCTCGCTTTCCAAGGGTCGTGCCGCTCAGTGCTCCGACCAAGGCTGCGGCTGATGAGCATTCGCCTCCTAAGAGGACCGTTCGCTCGACGGCCAGTCGGAATCGATTCGGATGTCGCAGCCAAGCGTAAATCGCAATCAGCGCAATAGCGCGAAGGTCGCTCGGGATCCCTTCCCCCCAACCCATCCCCTTGGCGGCTCGGCCGACGCTCAACCCCTTTTTCCAAAATCCTCGCAACCGCTCAAGGCCTTGTCTTAGTTCATTGTCTTCGGTCATTCCCTCCAGCTTCGCAAAAGCATCGATGGGGGAAAGGGGAGTCTCGCCCGGGTCCATCATCTGTGCGAGCTGCGTTGCATGGGCAATGAGCAAGCAAGCTTCTTCAGCCCTGCTGTCGCGCAGGGAAATGCGAGTGCTTTGTTCAATCCAAGGAAGAGCATGCTGAGAACCTTGGATCAACAGGCTGATCGAAACACTCCGAATCAGAGGATCGCCCGCCAATCCCTTCGGCATAGCGAGTCTATCGGTCAAAGCAAGAGCGGGACGCAGCGATCTCCCGAGCGTTCGAATGGGAAAGGAAATGCGATACCAACTCAATCGACGCTGCAGCTTGCGACCAAAGGCTCGGTAGTCTGCCCGGGATTCCAACATGGCTTGGATCGTCATCAACAAGCCATGTGTTCGCTCCGCTGGAACGCCAACACCAGGTTGAAACTGGAAACGGATTGGAGTTGCCCCGAAAATCTTGAGAGCTCGGCGGCGTGGCATTCGGTCACGGGGGATCGCCAACGCTTCACCTATTGCACATCCCAGAATCATCCCCTCGACCGACTTTTCACGGCGGCTTGAGCTAGCCACCCACCGCCAGGAAACAGAAGTCTCCTGGGGCGACGAAGGGGCTTGGGAAATGGATGGTTCGGTAGGGCGCACTTGCAAAATTCAATCCTGGCTAACCTTAAGGAAGCTTGTCCCAAACGGTCGATCGACTCAAAGTTAGAACACACTGAGTCAGGAGGAAAGCCTCGGAAGAACTTCCTCTATTAGTTCGACAATGTTTCTCGGACGATTCGTTACAATTAAAATAATCGACTGGGTCGAGCCCGTTCCCTACCCAGAATATCTTTCTTCTCCAATCAAGGGCAATCCGATGGCGAACTCCAGACGTCTTTTCCTCCGAGCAGCATCCGGTAGCGGATTGCTGGGAATCCTTTCTGCACGGAATGGTTGGGGACACGATCGTGTTTCGACACCTAGCCAAACGAAGGGTCCCTTCTACCCGATCCCCGAAATCGAAAAACAACCCTTTTTCGATTTCGACCTCACACGCCGGGATGACAAGTCTCCGGTAGCCGATGGCGAGATCATCGCAATCGGCGGAAAAGTTGTCAGCCACTCCGAACGCCCTCTCTCGAAAACCATCGTCGAGGTGTGGCAAGCGTGCAAGACGGGACGCTACAACCACCCACAGGATAGCAACGATCGCCCGATGGACCCTAACTTCCAGTACTGGGGAAGATTGGTGACCGGGGACGACGGGGCCTTTCGATTCAAAACCATTCTACCGGGCAAATATCCAGGCAGAACCCCGCATATTCACTTCCGAGTCGTTTCTCCCGATCGCCCGGAACTGATCACCCAACTCTACTTTGGGCAATTCGAGGAATGGAATCGCAAAGACGGGATCTACATGTCGCTCAACGTCGCACAACGGGATGCCGTCACGGCACACCTTGAGAAAAAGCCGGTCGACCCAACTAAAAAAGAGGGCGAGCAACTACTCACCGGAGACTTTACGATCGTTCTCGGGCCTCTGAGCGATTCCAAATCGACCCAACCCATGTGATGATTTCGCACTCTGCGGAATCCACTTCGCATCATCGCAAAACAATCGAGCGTGCCGCTCCGGCACGCTCGATTGTTTTTTGAAACGACCCCAAGAGTGTCTAGCTTTGATACTCTTGATCCGTGACGATCCCAGGCTGCGGAACGGGGTATAAGCCGTTCGCGAGTGGCTGCAAGGGAGCTGGGCTATCGAACGTCAGTTTCTCGATTCCCGGTGCAAACTCGTGCTTGCAATTGAGCATATCGTCGTACGTGATCTCTTGCCCGGTGTGAGCTGCCATACGTCCCATGCTGGTGACCACCGACGCTTGAACACCGCGCTCGACTTCGTTGTACGGTTCGTTGTCGCGAATGGCGGCGACCAAGTGGTCCCACTCCAGTTGGTATGGGCTCTTCTCGGGCTGAGGGAACTCCCAAACCAACTCGCTTCGTTTGCCAATATTCTGTCCGCTGTAAATGCGGCACTTGGCCGGGGTATGAGCTGCGGTGGAAATCACCGCGGAGCCTTTGGTCCCGTGCGCATAGCTGGCGAACTCATTCTTGCATCCAGGAATCGTCCGGCCGTTCAGAAGGAGTTTGGTGCCGTCCGCGAACGTGTACTCAACCGAATAGGTGTCAAAGTTTTGGTCGACGTCGTCGTTGCGATAATGACGACCACCCGAGGCTGCAGCTTTGACAGGCCAAGCATCCTTCATCCAGCAGCACTCGTCGATGTTGTGGATCAAGAAATCGCTGTAGGCTCCACCGCTGGCCCAGAGAAAGCCGTGAAAGCGATTGATCTGGTAAAGCAACTCGCTCATCCCTTCCGGCTTCTTCGTCGTCGCTGCCGAACCCGTGGGTCCTGCCATTCGGTAGGCCCGCATCATGAGGATATCACCGATTTGGCCGTCCTGAATCCGCCTGTAGAGCTCGCGCCGTGCGTCGCAATGACGGCACATCAGACCGATCCCCACCTTGAGGTTCTTCTCAATGGACTTCTTGGCGAGTTCAAGCATCTTCACACTGGAAGGACCGTCGACCGTGACGGGTTTCTCCATGAAGACATTGACCCCCTTCGAAATTGCATACTCAAACTGCACCCAACGAAAAGCCGGTGGGGTTGCCATGATGGCGATATCACCCGGGCGAAGGCAATCGATCGCTTTCTTGTAGCCTTCGAAGTCAATGAACTTCTGATCGTCCGGCACCTTCACTTTGTCTTGGAATTGCTTGTTCAAACTCTCATAACATTGCTTCAGCTTGTAGTCGAAGACATCCGCCATCGCGACCAACTCGATCGGTCCATTGTCGACCGACAACGCATTCGCTGCGGCGCCCGATCCTCGGCCTCCACACCCGATCAATGCAACGCGGATGGTGTTGTCTTCGCCAGCATGCACGCTACGAGCGAAACTCGACGCGGCCACGCTCGTTGTCGCGGCCACCGCTGTCGAGGTCTTCATAAATGTCCTGCGAGTCGAATTGGGAGAATCAGGGGAGAGGGTCATCGGTGCACCGGATTGTTTAAAAGTGAGGTGGGTTATTGGGAAGGTACGAGAGTGGGTAGGTGGAAATGAGGTGACTTCTACCGCTCGAGCGGCACAGGTCTTTCTTTTAGGATCGGTTCGGAATACTCCCACAACTTTTCCTTTTCTTCAGCGGTCGGCTCTTCCAGTGGACGGACCACTCGAAACCCGACATGGAGCGCGTCGGTGAGATACCAAATACTCACAGGAACCTGGGGGTCCTGGGCAATCCAATCCTCGGTCGATCCCTCTTTGGCTGCGCTGCGGCAATCGGCGGCCGATTTGTCCCATCCCCCACCACGGACGACGCGGGGATACAAAACCATCGGGACCAGCAAAGGATTCTTCTTACGTAGTTTGTCCAGTAAAAAGCCCTCGGGTTGGTGCTCGTCGAGCACCCACTCCGCGACATTGCCGTGCATGTCGTACAATCCCCAGGGATTGGGCTTCTTTCGACCGACTTTCTGGTACTTTTCTTCCGAGTTGTCTTCGAACCAAGCGTACTCCTCCAGCAATGCGGGATCGTCGCCAAACGAATAAGCAGATGTCGTTCCTGCTCGGCACGCGTACTCCCACTCCGCTTCGGTCGGGAGACGGTAATAGCGACCTGTCTTCGCCGTAAGCCATTTGCAAAAAGTTCTCGCGGCATGCTGTGTCATGCAAATCGCCGGGTACCCTTTGAGACCCATGCCAAACGACATGTCGCAATACG includes these proteins:
- a CDS encoding formylglycine-generating enzyme family protein, with the protein product MKKLFWVGSFGVLLTAIAWAEEPGKVLPVKDAQATDAASMKPYKELIEHTNASLELLPIPGGKFQMGSPETEPGRRADEGPVHEVEISPFWMGKYEITWDVYDVWMSDLDVFAREVNQLQETTRDKLADTYQKSQPTKPYCDMSFGMGLKGYPAICMTQHAARTFCKWLTAKTGRYYRLPTEAEWEYACRAGTTSAYSFGDDPALLEEYAWFEDNSEEKYQKVGRKKPNPWGLYDMHGNVAEWVLDEHQPEGFLLDKLRKKNPLLVPMVLYPRVVRGGGWDKSAADCRSAAKEGSTEDWIAQDPQVPVSIWYLTDALHVGFRVVRPLEEPTAEEKEKLWEYSEPILKERPVPLER
- a CDS encoding Gfo/Idh/MocA family protein — protein: MKTSTAVAATTSVAASSFARSVHAGEDNTIRVALIGCGGRGSGAAANALSVDNGPIELVAMADVFDYKLKQCYESLNKQFQDKVKVPDDQKFIDFEGYKKAIDCLRPGDIAIMATPPAFRWVQFEYAISKGVNVFMEKPVTVDGPSSVKMLELAKKSIEKNLKVGIGLMCRHCDARRELYRRIQDGQIGDILMMRAYRMAGPTGSAATTKKPEGMSELLYQINRFHGFLWASGGAYSDFLIHNIDECCWMKDAWPVKAAASGGRHYRNDDVDQNFDTYSVEYTFADGTKLLLNGRTIPGCKNEFASYAHGTKGSAVISTAAHTPAKCRIYSGQNIGKRSELVWEFPQPEKSPYQLEWDHLVAAIRDNEPYNEVERGVQASVVTSMGRMAAHTGQEITYDDMLNCKHEFAPGIEKLTFDSPAPLQPLANGLYPVPQPGIVTDQEYQS
- a CDS encoding ADP-ribosylglycohydrolase family protein, which translates into the protein MASSSRREKSVEGMILGCAIGEALAIPRDRMPRRRALKIFGATPIRFQFQPGVGVPAERTHGLLMTIQAMLESRADYRAFGRKLQRRLSWYRISFPIRTLGRSLRPALALTDRLAMPKGLAGDPLIRSVSISLLIQGSQHALPWIEQSTRISLRDSRAEEACLLIAHATQLAQMMDPGETPLSPIDAFAKLEGMTEDNELRQGLERLRGFWKKGLSVGRAAKGMGWGEGIPSDLRAIALIAIYAWLRHPNRFRLAVERTVLLGGECSSAAALVGALSGTTLGKRGIPPEWLKRISLFPHDRHWREDLINRVKDWPHGVEDIQKARSQPSRILGQLLRNASFSLFKLIHLAIRIPSRLVPYR
- a CDS encoding intradiol ring-cleavage dioxygenase translates to MANSRRLFLRAASGSGLLGILSARNGWGHDRVSTPSQTKGPFYPIPEIEKQPFFDFDLTRRDDKSPVADGEIIAIGGKVVSHSERPLSKTIVEVWQACKTGRYNHPQDSNDRPMDPNFQYWGRLVTGDDGAFRFKTILPGKYPGRTPHIHFRVVSPDRPELITQLYFGQFEEWNRKDGIYMSLNVAQRDAVTAHLEKKPVDPTKKEGEQLLTGDFTIVLGPLSDSKSTQPM